A stretch of the Sphingosinithalassobacter tenebrarum genome encodes the following:
- the recG gene encoding ATP-dependent DNA helicase RecG, whose product MRPEVLNPLFAEITALHGVGNQLAKPLDRLGLSRVVDLLFHLPTGWIDRLPREELDVADAGRVIAIALTPLSYRIGTSARAPARVQAVDAQGNHVSLVYFRANSGWVKKLFPLNEPRFVSGKLETYGQELQIIHPDIVCSPGEASETRERDAIYPLSEGITSKRIAGLVEQAIERAPELPEWIEPSLLAQHGWPRWHEALARIHADPADGKARERLAYDEIFATQLALLLVRGEARAKRGKALKGDGRLRDALKLPYAPTGAQARSIAEIEGDMQQQRPMLRMLQGDVGSGKTLVAAMALLIAAEAGAQSAFLAPTEILARQHYETLSKLLAGLDIRIAILTGRDKGSARESTLMGLASGEIDILIGTHAIFQEGVIYRDLGLVVVDEQHRFGVAQRMLLQAKAERPPHLLVMTATPIPRTLTLAQYGEMDVSRLDEMPPGREPIETRVVSEERLSEVVEALGRHLDGGGQAYWVCPLVEESEKSDMAAAEARAEALRSRFGDRVGLVHGRMKGPEKDAVMARFASGELGVLVATTVIEVGVDVPNARLIVIEHADRFGLAQLHQLRGRVGRGGGQSICLLLRGGQLSETSRARLALMRETNDGFRIAEEDLRLRGAGELLGTRQSGDMQFRLATPETLTELLPAANGDARLLIDRDGGLHGERGEAARLALYLFERESAVSLLRSG is encoded by the coding sequence ATGCGTCCCGAAGTCCTCAACCCGCTGTTCGCGGAAATCACTGCGCTGCACGGCGTGGGAAACCAGCTCGCCAAGCCGCTCGACCGGCTTGGCCTATCGCGCGTGGTCGATCTGCTGTTCCATCTGCCGACCGGATGGATTGACCGGCTGCCGCGCGAGGAACTCGACGTCGCCGATGCCGGGCGGGTGATTGCGATCGCGCTGACGCCGCTCAGCTATCGCATCGGCACCAGCGCGCGCGCGCCAGCGCGGGTGCAGGCGGTCGACGCGCAGGGCAATCATGTCAGCCTGGTCTATTTCCGGGCCAATTCGGGCTGGGTGAAGAAGCTGTTCCCGCTGAACGAACCGCGCTTCGTTTCGGGCAAGCTCGAAACCTATGGCCAGGAACTTCAGATCATCCATCCCGACATCGTCTGTTCCCCCGGGGAAGCGAGCGAGACGCGCGAACGCGACGCGATCTATCCGCTTAGCGAAGGGATCACATCGAAACGTATTGCGGGCCTTGTCGAACAGGCGATCGAACGTGCGCCCGAACTGCCGGAATGGATCGAGCCGAGCCTGCTCGCGCAACATGGCTGGCCACGCTGGCACGAAGCGCTTGCGCGTATCCATGCCGACCCCGCCGACGGCAAGGCGCGCGAACGGCTCGCCTATGACGAGATTTTCGCGACGCAACTCGCGCTGCTGCTGGTACGCGGTGAAGCGCGGGCGAAGCGGGGCAAGGCGCTGAAAGGGGACGGGCGGCTGCGCGATGCGCTCAAGCTCCCCTATGCCCCGACCGGCGCGCAGGCGCGCAGCATCGCCGAGATCGAAGGCGACATGCAGCAACAGCGGCCGATGCTGCGGATGCTCCAGGGCGATGTCGGGTCGGGCAAGACGCTCGTCGCGGCGATGGCGCTGCTGATCGCGGCGGAAGCCGGGGCGCAATCGGCCTTCCTCGCGCCGACCGAGATCCTTGCGCGCCAGCACTACGAAACATTGAGCAAATTGCTCGCCGGGCTCGATATCCGCATTGCGATCCTCACCGGGCGCGACAAGGGCAGCGCGCGCGAATCGACGCTGATGGGGCTCGCTTCGGGCGAGATCGACATTTTGATCGGCACCCATGCGATCTTTCAGGAAGGCGTCATCTATCGCGACCTCGGCCTCGTCGTGGTCGACGAACAGCATCGCTTCGGCGTCGCGCAGCGAATGCTGCTCCAGGCCAAGGCGGAGCGCCCGCCGCATTTGCTGGTGATGACCGCGACGCCGATCCCCCGCACCCTGACGCTTGCCCAATATGGCGAAATGGACGTCAGCCGCCTCGACGAAATGCCGCCGGGGCGCGAGCCGATCGAAACGCGGGTGGTGTCCGAGGAACGGCTGTCCGAGGTGGTCGAAGCACTCGGACGCCATCTCGACGGCGGCGGTCAGGCCTATTGGGTTTGTCCGCTGGTCGAGGAAAGCGAGAAAAGCGACATGGCCGCCGCCGAAGCGCGCGCCGAGGCGCTGCGCAGCCGGTTCGGCGATCGCGTCGGGCTGGTGCACGGCCGGATGAAGGGGCCGGAAAAGGACGCGGTGATGGCGCGCTTTGCGTCAGGTGAACTCGGCGTGCTGGTCGCGACCACCGTGATCGAAGTCGGCGTCGACGTGCCCAATGCGCGGCTGATCGTGATCGAGCATGCCGATCGCTTCGGGCTTGCCCAGCTTCACCAGTTGCGCGGGCGCGTCGGGCGGGGCGGGGGGCAGTCGATTTGCCTTTTGCTGCGCGGCGGGCAACTCAGCGAAACCTCGCGCGCGCGGCTCGCACTGATGCGCGAGACCAACGACGGATTTCGCATCGCCGAAGAGGATCTTCGTCTGCGCGGCGCGGGCGAATTGCTCGGTACACGGCAATCGGGCGACATGCAGTTCCGGCTTGCAACGCCGGAAACGCTGACCGAATTGCTGCCCGCCGCCAATGGCGACGCCCGGCTGCTGATCGATCGCGACGGCGGCCTGCACGGCGAGCGGGGGGAGGCGGCGCGGCTGGCGCTCTATCTGTTCGAGCGGGAAAGTGCCGTCAGCCTGTTGCGATCGGGCTGA
- the tyrS gene encoding tyrosine--tRNA ligase produces MTEYSSDLLRLLSERGYIHQVTDAEALDALAGSQVVPGYIGFDATASSLHVGNLVSIMLLRRLQQAGHKPIVVMGGGTTKVGDPSGKDEVRKLLDEEGIAANIASIRAAFERFLTFGDGPTDAIMVNNADWLDSLEYIPFLRDVGRHFTINRMLTFDSVRLRLDREQPLTFLEFNYMILQAYDFLELSRRAGCRLQMGGSDQWGNIVNGIELTRRIDGTELYGITTPLITKADGSKMGKSVNGAIWLNEAQLSHYDYWQFWRNTDDRDVGKFLRLFTDLPLDEIARLEKLEGAEINEAKKVLADEATALCRGREAAQHAAETARKTFEEGAAGEALPSMTVSGEIGIVDALVGLGLTASKGEARRLIKQGGARVDGAKIGDESATISVESQPVRVSAGKKHHGLLVPAT; encoded by the coding sequence ATGACCGAATATTCCTCCGATCTGCTCCGCCTGCTCAGCGAACGCGGCTATATCCACCAGGTGACCGACGCCGAAGCGCTCGACGCGCTCGCGGGCAGTCAGGTCGTGCCCGGCTATATCGGGTTCGACGCTACGGCTTCGTCGCTGCATGTCGGCAATCTGGTGTCGATCATGCTGCTGCGCCGGCTGCAACAGGCGGGCCACAAGCCGATCGTGGTGATGGGCGGCGGCACGACCAAGGTGGGCGACCCTTCCGGCAAGGACGAAGTGCGCAAGCTGCTCGACGAAGAGGGCATCGCGGCGAATATCGCTTCGATCCGCGCCGCTTTCGAGCGGTTCCTGACCTTCGGCGACGGCCCCACCGACGCGATCATGGTCAACAATGCCGACTGGCTCGATTCGCTCGAATATATCCCGTTCCTGCGCGACGTCGGCCGGCACTTCACGATCAACCGGATGCTGACCTTCGATTCGGTCAGGCTGCGGCTCGACCGCGAACAGCCGCTGACCTTCCTCGAATTCAATTACATGATCCTCCAGGCATACGACTTTCTGGAGCTGTCGCGTCGCGCCGGATGTCGGCTGCAGATGGGCGGATCGGATCAGTGGGGCAATATCGTCAACGGCATCGAACTGACGCGCCGGATCGACGGGACGGAGCTGTACGGCATTACGACGCCGCTGATCACCAAGGCCGACGGGTCGAAGATGGGCAAATCGGTCAACGGCGCGATCTGGCTCAACGAAGCGCAGCTTTCGCATTATGATTACTGGCAATTCTGGCGGAATACCGACGATCGCGACGTCGGCAAGTTCCTGCGGCTGTTCACCGATCTGCCGCTCGACGAGATCGCCCGGCTGGAAAAGCTGGAGGGCGCCGAGATCAACGAAGCCAAGAAAGTGCTGGCCGACGAGGCGACGGCCCTGTGCCGCGGCCGCGAAGCCGCGCAGCATGCCGCCGAAACCGCGCGCAAGACCTTCGAGGAAGGCGCGGCGGGCGAAGCACTGCCCAGCATGACGGTGTCGGGCGAGATCGGCATCGTCGATGCGCTGGTCGGGCTCGGGCTCACTGCGTCGAAAGGCGAGGCACGCCGGCTGATCAAGCAGGGCGGCGCGCGAGTCGACGGCGCGAAAATCGGCGACGAAAGCGCGACGATTTCCGTCGAATCGCAACCGGTTCGCGTCTCGGCAGGCAAAAAGCATCACGGTTTGCTCGTACCCGCGACGTAA
- a CDS encoding PilZ domain-containing protein yields MPKAMQNLAFSDVRREDRDEVYFRVKGFGPDARDLPLLIVNISPHGMMSRCDAPLDIGDRIRITLPIVGVVTSEVRWSLGGRIGCQFETAIDLASYYELLAIMVRD; encoded by the coding sequence ATGCCTAAGGCAATGCAGAATCTGGCGTTTTCGGATGTCAGGCGAGAAGATCGGGACGAAGTCTATTTCCGGGTAAAGGGGTTTGGCCCCGATGCCCGCGACTTGCCGTTGCTGATCGTGAATATTTCTCCGCACGGGATGATGTCCCGCTGCGACGCGCCGCTGGATATCGGCGACCGCATTCGCATCACGCTGCCGATCGTCGGCGTGGTGACCAGCGAAGTGCGCTGGTCGCTCGGCGGGCGGATCGGATGCCAGTTCGAAACCGCGATCGACCTCGCCAGCTATTACGAGCTGCTGGCTATTATGGTGCGCGACTGA
- a CDS encoding SH3 domain-containing protein translates to MRFWSWLVVGLFALGLVALGNGVAEAQRQPPYYASIAASKARMRTGPGRNYPASWMYQREDLPIRVIARYRDWRKIEDPDGTQGWMQVGLLSDTRTGMVVGTIAEMRSRPDFDAHVNYRAEPGVVGRISKCARGWCWFDVRGRGGYVEQSKLWGTDPGETVQ, encoded by the coding sequence ATGCGCTTTTGGAGCTGGCTGGTCGTGGGCCTGTTTGCGCTGGGGCTGGTCGCGCTCGGCAACGGCGTGGCCGAAGCGCAGCGCCAGCCGCCCTATTATGCCTCGATCGCCGCGTCGAAGGCGCGGATGCGCACCGGCCCGGGGCGCAACTATCCGGCAAGCTGGATGTATCAGCGCGAGGATTTGCCGATACGCGTGATCGCCCGCTATCGCGACTGGCGCAAGATCGAGGATCCCGATGGCACGCAGGGCTGGATGCAGGTGGGCCTGCTCAGCGATACGCGAACCGGCATGGTGGTCGGCACCATCGCCGAAATGCGATCGCGCCCCGATTTCGACGCGCATGTGAATTATCGCGCCGAACCCGGTGTGGTCGGCCGGATCAGCAAATGCGCGCGCGGCTGGTGCTGGTTCGATGTCCGTGGCCGCGGCGGCTATGTCGAACAGAGCAAGCTGTGGGGCACCGATCCGGGGGAAACGGTGCAGTAG
- a CDS encoding NAD(P)H-dependent flavin oxidoreductase, producing the protein MFKGLSPIQYHGREVWPLVEGGKGVAATNHASAGAWAAAGGIGTVSAVNADSYDADGKIIPQVYKALTRRERHEELIAYAIEGAVQQVQRAWDIANGKGAININVLWEMGGAQRILHGVLERTKGLVSGVTCGAGMPYKLSEIASHYGVSYLPIVSSARAFRALWKRAYSKAQDLLAAVVYEDPWLAGGHNGLSNAEDPLQPQDPYPRVKALRETMREGGLPDTVPIVMAGGVWYLRDWNDWIDNPELGTIAFQFGTRPLLTKESPIPEAWKAKLMTLEEGDVLLHRFSPTGFYSSAVRNPFLRELEARSERQIPYSTEEAGDHTFQLDVGVKGKNFWVTRNDLLRAREWFGRGYTSALKTPDNTLVFVGDEEKGMIRKDQADCMGCLSQCQFSSWADTETNSTGRLADPRSFCIQKTLQEIAHGGDVDRNLMFAGHSAFNFKKDPFYSNGFVPSVKQLVDRILTGD; encoded by the coding sequence TTGTTCAAGGGTCTTTCGCCCATTCAGTATCACGGTCGCGAAGTGTGGCCGCTGGTCGAGGGCGGCAAGGGTGTCGCCGCCACCAACCATGCCAGCGCCGGCGCCTGGGCCGCGGCGGGCGGCATCGGAACGGTCTCGGCGGTCAATGCCGACAGCTATGACGCCGACGGCAAGATCATCCCGCAGGTCTATAAGGCGCTGACGCGACGCGAGCGGCACGAGGAACTGATCGCCTATGCCATCGAAGGCGCGGTTCAGCAGGTGCAGCGCGCCTGGGACATCGCCAATGGCAAGGGCGCGATCAACATCAACGTGCTGTGGGAAATGGGCGGCGCCCAGCGCATCCTGCACGGCGTGCTCGAACGCACCAAGGGGCTGGTTTCCGGCGTCACCTGCGGCGCGGGCATGCCGTACAAGCTCAGCGAGATCGCATCGCATTACGGCGTCTCCTATCTGCCGATCGTCAGTTCGGCGCGCGCCTTCCGCGCGCTCTGGAAGCGTGCCTACAGCAAGGCGCAGGATCTGCTGGCGGCGGTGGTCTATGAAGATCCCTGGCTCGCCGGCGGGCATAACGGCCTGTCCAATGCCGAGGACCCGCTCCAGCCGCAGGACCCCTATCCCCGGGTCAAGGCGCTGCGCGAAACGATGCGCGAGGGCGGGCTGCCCGATACGGTGCCGATCGTGATGGCCGGCGGCGTCTGGTATCTGCGCGACTGGAACGACTGGATCGACAATCCCGAGCTCGGCACCATCGCCTTTCAGTTCGGCACGCGCCCGCTGCTCACCAAGGAAAGCCCGATCCCCGAGGCGTGGAAGGCGAAGCTGATGACGCTGGAGGAAGGCGACGTCCTGCTCCACCGTTTCTCGCCGACCGGCTTTTATTCCTCGGCCGTCCGCAATCCCTTCCTGCGCGAGCTTGAAGCGCGTTCGGAACGCCAGATTCCCTATTCGACCGAGGAAGCGGGCGACCATACCTTCCAGCTCGATGTCGGCGTGAAGGGCAAGAATTTCTGGGTGACGCGCAACGATCTGCTGCGCGCGCGCGAATGGTTCGGCCGCGGCTATACCAGTGCGCTGAAGACGCCGGACAACACGCTGGTGTTCGTCGGCGACGAGGAAAAGGGCATGATCCGCAAGGATCAGGCCGATTGCATGGGCTGCCTCAGCCAGTGCCAGTTCTCCTCCTGGGCGGACACCGAGACCAATTCGACCGGGCGCCTCGCCGATCCGCGCAGCTTCTGCATCCAGAAGACGCTGCAGGAAATCGCGCATGGCGGCGATGTCGACCGCAACCTGATGTTCGCGGGCCATTCGGCGTTCAATTTCAAGAAGGATCCGTTCTATTCGAACGGGTTCGTGCCTTCGGTCAAGCAACTCGTCGACCGCATCCTGACCGGGGACTGA